Proteins encoded within one genomic window of Halorussus salilacus:
- a CDS encoding phosphatase PAP2 family protein, whose protein sequence is MFPVGESSTAVSSLALGVQFNLLVAVPTVAALLAGKRVFIPDQRLGTLFAEFVRSDWKYLGAAAAVTQVVNALALHFHAPRTFTGAVYAVEGATVAAFQAVATPPLTYVATVIYLVGFPFIVLLTYFVLKARAEEEARRYALAYVLTVVSSVPFFLLFPVKVSSLYLSGVEPLMYQLSPAIRYGIYGTDTLVKAFPSLHTGLSVLAALYARKADAGYARAMAALAFAIVLSTLYLGIHWLADAAFAGLLVAGAYLVSQRVAEPRWTAIFREAVAGVRRYAWP, encoded by the coding sequence ATGTTCCCGGTCGGAGAGTCGAGCACGGCGGTCTCCTCGCTGGCGCTGGGTGTCCAGTTCAACCTTCTAGTCGCAGTCCCGACCGTCGCCGCCCTGCTCGCGGGAAAGCGGGTGTTCATCCCGGACCAGCGACTCGGGACCCTGTTCGCGGAGTTCGTCCGGAGCGACTGGAAGTACCTCGGCGCGGCGGCCGCCGTCACACAGGTCGTGAACGCGCTCGCGTTGCACTTCCACGCCCCGCGGACGTTCACCGGCGCGGTGTACGCGGTCGAGGGCGCGACGGTCGCGGCCTTTCAGGCGGTCGCGACCCCGCCGCTGACCTACGTCGCCACCGTAATCTACCTCGTGGGGTTCCCGTTCATCGTCCTGCTCACCTACTTCGTGCTGAAGGCCCGCGCCGAGGAGGAGGCTCGCCGGTACGCGCTGGCGTACGTCCTGACGGTGGTCTCGTCGGTCCCCTTCTTCCTGTTGTTCCCGGTGAAGGTGTCGTCGCTGTACCTCTCGGGGGTCGAACCGCTGATGTACCAGCTCAGCCCGGCCATCCGGTACGGCATCTACGGCACCGACACGCTGGTGAAGGCGTTCCCGAGCCTCCACACCGGGCTGTCGGTGCTGGCGGCGCTGTACGCCCGAAAGGCCGACGCCGGATACGCCAGGGCGATGGCGGCGCTGGCGTTCGCCATCGTCCTCTCGACGCTGTATCTGGGAATCCACTGGCTGGCAGACGCAGCGTTCGCGGGACTGCTCGTGGCGGGCGCGTACCTGGTCTCCCAGCGCGTCGCCGAGCCGCGGTGGACCGCCATCTTCCGCGAGGCGGTCGCGGGCGTGCGCCGGTACGCGTGGCCGTGA